Proteins encoded in a region of the Homo sapiens chromosome 20, GRCh38.p14 Primary Assembly genome:
- the GNAS gene encoding protein SCG6 (secretogranin VI) isoform SCG6 (isoform SCG6 is encoded by transcript variant 4), producing the protein MDRRSRAQQWRRARHNYNDLCPPIGRRAATALLWLSCSIALLRALATSNARAQQRAAAQQRRSFLNAHHRSGAQVFPESPESESDHEHEEADLELSLPECLEYEEEFDYETESETESEIESETDFETEPETAPTTEPETEPEDDRGPVVPKHSTFGQSLTQRLHALKLRSPDASPSRAPPSTQEPQSPREGEELKPEDKDPRDPEESKEPKEEKQRRRCKPKKPTRRDASPESPSKKGPIPIRRH; encoded by the coding sequence ATGGATCGGAGGTCCCGGGCTCAGCAGTGGCGCCGAGCTCGCCATAATTACAACGACCTGTGCCCGCCCATAGGCCGCCGGGCAGCCACCGCGCTCCTCTGGCTCTCCTGCTCCATCGCGCTCCTCCGCGCCCTTGCCACCTCCAACGCCCGTGCCCAGCAGCGCGCGGCTGCCCAACAGCGCCGGAGCTTCCTTAACGCCCACCACCGCTCCGGCGCCCAGGTATTCCCTGAGTCCCCCGAATCGGAATCTGACCACGAGCACGAGGAGGCAGACCTTGAGCTGTCCCTCCCCGAGTGCCTAGAGTACGAGGAAGAGTTCGACTACGAGACCGAGAGCGAGACCGAGTCCGAAATCGAGTCCGAGACCGACTTCGAGACCGAGCCTGAGACCGCCCCCACCACTGAGCCCGAGACCGAGCCTGAAGACGATCGCGGCCCGGTGGTGCCCAAGCACTCCACCTTCGGCCAGTCCCTCACCCAGCGTCTGCACGCTCTCAAGTTGCGAAGCCCCGACGCCTCCCCAAGTCGCGCGCCGCCCAGCACTCAGGAGCCCCAGAGccccagggaaggggaggagctCAAGCCCGAGGACAAAGATCCAAGGGACCCCGAAGAGTCGAAGGAGCCCAAGGAGGAGAAGCAGCGGCGTCGCTGCAAGCCAAAGAAGCCCACCCGCCGTGACGCGTCCCCGGAGTCCCCTTCCAAAAAGGGACCCATCCCCATCCGGCGTCACTAA
- the GNAS gene encoding protein ALEX isoform Alex (isoform Alex is encoded by transcript variant 12), protein MMARPVDPQRSPDPTFRSSTRHSGKLEPMEATAHLLRKQCPSRLNSPAWEASGLHWSSLDSPVGSMQALRPSAQHSWSPEPSVVPDQAWEDTALHQKKLCPLSLTSLPREAAVNFSYRSQTLLQEAQVLQGSPELLPRSPKPSGLQRLAPEEATALPLRRLCHLSLMEKDLGTTAHPRGFPELSHKSTAAASSRQSRPRVRSASLPPRTRLPSGSQAPSAAHPKRLSDLLLTSRAAAPGWRSPDPRSRLAAPPLGSTTLPSTWTAPQSRLTARPSRSPEPQIRESEQRDPQLRRKQQRWKEPLMPRREEKYPLRGTDPLPPGQPQRIPLPGQPLQPQPILTPGQPQKIPTPGQHQPILTPGHSQPIPTPGQPLPPQPIPTPGRPLTPQPIPTPGRPLTPQPIQMPGRPLRLPPPLRLLRPGQPMSPQLRQTQGLPLPQPLLPPGQPKSAGRPLQPLPPGPDARSISDPPAPRSRLPIRLLRGLLARLPGGASPRAAAAAACTTMKGWPAATMTPAETSPTMGPPDASAGFSIGEIAAAESPSATYSATFSCKPSGAASVDLRVPSPKPRALSRSRRYPWRRSADRCAKKPWRSGPRSAQRRNAVSSSTNNSRTKRWATCVRTACCF, encoded by the coding sequence ATGATGGCGAGGCCTGTGGACCCCCAGAGGTCTCCAGACCCAACTTTCAGGTCCTCAACCCGGCATTCAGGGAAGCTGGAGCCCATGGAAGCTACAGCCCACCTCCTGAGGAAGCAATGCCCTTCGAGGCTGAACAGCCCAGCTTGGGAGGCTTCTGGCCTACACTGGAGCAGCCTGGATTCCCCAGTGGGGTCCATGCAGGCCTTGAGGCCTTCGGCCCAGCACTCATGGAGCCCGGAGCCTTCAGTGGTGCCAGACCAGGCCTGGGAGGATACAGCCCTCCACCAGAAGAAGCTATGCCCTTTGAGTTTGACCAGCCTGCCCAGAGAGGCTGCAGTCAACTTCTCTTACAGGTCCCAGACCTTGCTCCAGGAGGCCCAGGTGCTGCAGGGGTCCCCGGAGCTCCTCCCGAGGAGCCCCAAGCCCTCAGGCCTGCAAAGGCTGGCTCCAGAGGAGGCTACAGCCCTCCCCCTGAGGAGACTATGCCATTTGAGCTTGATGGAGAAGGATTTGGGGACGACAGCCCACCCCCGGGGCTTTCCCGAGTTATCGCACAAGTCGACGGCAGCAGCCAGTTCGCGGCAGTCGCGGCCTCGAGTGCGGTCCGCCTCACTCCCGCCGCGAACGCGCCTCCCCTCTGGGTCCCAGGCGCCATCGGCAGCCCATCCCAAGAGGCTGTCAGACCTCCTTCTAACTTCACGGGCAGCAGCCCCTGGATGGAGATCTCCGGACCCCCGTTCGAGATTGGCAGCGCCCCCGCTGGGGTCGACGACACTCCCGTCAACATGGACAGCCCCCCAATCGCGCTTGACGGCCCGCCCATCAAGGTCTCCGGAGCCCCAGATAAGAGAGAGCGAGCAGAGAGACCCCCAGTTGAGGAGGAAGCAGCAGAGATGGAAGGAGCCGCTGATGCCGCGGAGGGAGGAAAAGTACCCTCTCCGGGGTACGGATCCCCTGCCGCCGGGGCAGCCTCAGCGGATACCGCTGCCAGGGCAGCCCCTGCAGCCCCAGCCGATCCTGACTCCGGGGCAACCCCAGAAGATCCCGACTCCGGGACAGCACCAGCCGATCCTGACTCCGGGGCATTCGCAGCCGATCCCGACTCCGGGGCAGCCCCTGCCGCCCCAGCCGATCCCGACTCCGGGGCGGCCCCTGACGCCCCAGCCGATCCCGACTCCGGGGCGGCCCCTGACGCCCCAGCCGATCCAGATGCCGGGGCGGCCCCTGAGGCTCCCGCCGCCCCTGCGGCTGCTGAGACCCGGGCAGCCCATGTCGCCCCAGCTGCGCCAGACGCAGGGGCTCCCACTGCCCCAGCCGCTTCTGCCACCCGGGCAGCCCAAGTCCGCCGGGCGGcctctgcagcccctgcctccggGGCCAGACGCAAGATCCATCTCAGACCCCCCAGCCCCGAGATCCAGGCTGCCGATCCGCCTACTCCGCGGCCTACTCGCGCGTCTGCCTGGCGGGGCAAGTCCGAGAGCAGCCGCGGCCGCCGCGTGTACTACGATGAAGGGGTGGCCAGCAGCGACGATGACTCCAGCGGAGACGAGTCCGACGATGGGACCTCCGGATGCCTCCGCTGGTTTCAGCATCGGCGAAATCGCCGCCGCCGAAAGCCCCAGCGCAACTTACTCCGCAACTTTCTCGTGCAAGCCTTCGGGGGCTGCTTCGGTCGATCTGAGAGTCCCCAGCCCAAAGCCTCGCGCTCTCTCAAGGTCAAGAAGGTACCCCTGGCGGAGAAGCGCAGACAGATGCGCAAAGAAGCCCTGGAGAAGCGGGCCCAGAAGCGCGCAGAGAAGAAACGCAGTAAGCTCATCGACAAACAACTCCAGGACGAAAAGATGGGCTACATGTGTACGCACCGCCTGCTGCTTCTAG